In Halovivax gelatinilyticus, the following are encoded in one genomic region:
- a CDS encoding sensor histidine kinase — MAELESLISLSPAKISAGYFTFGLFWIPTTDVALAVLFQSQQLPTAVGLAKGWIFVGMSTVLIFTLTHFHRRQMGAAQEKLQRTNQQLQVFHRVFRHNIRNDLNVIRGYAETVSSRVTQPELREQLDHVIETTGDLLTISEKLKVVEQVDSSPDEQRSVDLARLVDAELDRLQGRYPGITISKERSPNTVIDAGESIRYAIREVLENAISHFDADVSDCEIAVDISASDDGVDLTICDNGPGLPDAELRAIRRQRETPLMHTSSVGLWVVTWLAELNDGGVDYRQDGDAGLSVTFEFQPSRVA, encoded by the coding sequence ATGGCGGAATTAGAATCGCTTATTTCCTTATCTCCTGCCAAGATTTCTGCGGGATACTTTACGTTCGGATTGTTCTGGATTCCCACCACCGACGTCGCGCTAGCGGTGCTGTTTCAGTCACAACAGCTGCCGACGGCGGTCGGTCTCGCGAAGGGATGGATCTTCGTCGGCATGTCGACCGTGTTGATTTTCACCCTGACGCACTTTCACCGGCGTCAGATGGGAGCCGCCCAAGAGAAACTCCAGCGGACGAACCAGCAGTTGCAGGTGTTTCACCGGGTGTTCAGACACAACATCCGCAACGATCTGAACGTGATCCGTGGCTACGCAGAAACGGTATCGAGCCGGGTAACACAGCCGGAGTTGCGCGAACAACTCGACCACGTGATCGAAACCACGGGGGACCTTCTCACCATCAGCGAGAAACTCAAAGTGGTCGAACAGGTGGATTCGTCGCCCGACGAACAGCGTTCGGTCGACCTGGCGCGACTCGTCGACGCGGAACTGGATCGGTTGCAGGGGCGCTATCCGGGGATCACGATCTCGAAGGAGCGCTCGCCCAACACGGTTATCGATGCCGGCGAGTCGATTCGGTATGCGATCCGTGAGGTCTTAGAAAACGCGATATCACATTTCGACGCCGACGTCTCGGACTGCGAGATCGCCGTCGATATTTCGGCGTCGGACGACGGCGTCGACCTCACCATCTGCGACAACGGGCCGGGCCTTCCAGACGCGGAACTCCGGGCGATCCGCCGTCAGCGGGAAACGCCGCTCATGCATACGAGTAGTGTCGGCCTGTGGGTGGTCACGTGGCTCGCCGAACTGAACGACGGTGGCGTAGACTACCGGCAGGACGGTGATGCTGGATTGTCGGTGACCTTCGAATTCCAGCCGTCTCGAGTGGCTTAA
- a CDS encoding glucose 1-dehydrogenase has protein sequence MKGIDGGVAFVSGASSGIGRATAQRFAAEGASVVAADVDAEGGEETVSLIEDDGGDATFVETDVTDEGAVAAAVSTAVDTYGGLDFAFNNAGIEGEQVGFPDQGNDNWNRVLDINLNGVFYAMREQIPPMLDGGGGAIVNTSSIAGALGFPNLSPYVASKHGVVGLTRSAAVEFSAEGLRVNAVLPGVIDTPMVSRAGEADAESMEQTIAAIPADRLGEPEEIASAVVWLCSDDASYVTGQPLAVDGGYTVQ, from the coding sequence ATGAAGGGCATCGACGGCGGCGTCGCGTTCGTCTCCGGAGCGTCGTCCGGGATCGGCCGAGCGACGGCGCAACGATTCGCGGCCGAGGGTGCGAGCGTCGTCGCCGCCGACGTCGACGCCGAGGGCGGCGAGGAGACGGTATCGCTGATCGAAGACGACGGCGGCGACGCCACTTTCGTCGAGACCGACGTCACCGACGAGGGTGCGGTCGCGGCGGCCGTCTCGACGGCCGTCGACACCTACGGCGGGCTGGACTTCGCGTTCAACAACGCGGGAATCGAGGGCGAACAGGTCGGCTTTCCCGACCAGGGCAACGATAACTGGAATCGCGTGCTCGACATCAACCTGAACGGCGTCTTCTACGCGATGCGCGAGCAGATTCCGCCGATGCTCGACGGCGGTGGCGGCGCCATCGTGAACACGTCCTCGATCGCCGGCGCGCTCGGCTTTCCGAACCTGAGCCCCTACGTCGCCAGCAAGCACGGCGTCGTCGGACTGACGCGGTCGGCGGCCGTCGAGTTCAGCGCCGAGGGGCTCCGGGTTAACGCCGTCCTCCCGGGCGTCATCGACACGCCGATGGTCTCGCGAGCGGGCGAGGCGGACGCCGAATCGATGGAGCAGACGATCGCGGCGATCCCGGCCGACAGGCTCGGCGAACCCGAAGAGATCGCCTCGGCGGTCGTCTGGCTGTGTTCCGACGACGCCTCGTACGTCACCGGCCAACCCCTCGCAGTCGACGGCGGCTACACGGTGCAGTGA
- a CDS encoding dihydrofolate reductase family protein: MFTHRDLPSATDSVEFVDDVETVATDLERRDDHVWLVGGAQLVQAFLRADAIDELRLSLVPILLGDGIALFSDGDGRRPLELLDTTVDDSEIVELHYAVGERE; encoded by the coding sequence GTGTTCACCCACCGGGACCTCCCGTCCGCGACGGATTCGGTCGAGTTCGTCGACGATGTCGAGACCGTCGCAACAGACCTCGAACGGCGCGACGACCACGTCTGGCTGGTGGGCGGCGCACAGCTCGTCCAGGCGTTCCTCCGGGCGGACGCGATCGACGAACTCCGACTGTCGCTCGTTCCGATCCTCCTTGGAGACGGTATTGCGTTGTTCTCGGACGGGGACGGACGGCGGCCGCTCGAACTACTGGATACCACGGTCGATGACAGCGAAATCGTGGAGCTTCACTACGCGGTCGGGGAACGCGAGTAA
- a CDS encoding SDR family NAD(P)-dependent oxidoreductase, whose product MTDRTILLTGASGGIGSVVAEAFAGDGWRTVLCARSREALESTAQTVSAAGGTPVVRPLDVRDEDEVFNALLETIPESLDVLVPAAAVMPHAPGERPLQEEHYEDVRAVLDTNVYGLFAVIREALQFMRPDGRVLVPSGSVARDPKPGMGAYAPSKAAVEALARGFALDIDQSVGIVDPGFVATNLTHGKGRDPASVAELFRWAALECPAGDLDGNIVGLREWKQATR is encoded by the coding sequence ATGACTGACAGAACGATACTGCTTACTGGTGCCAGTGGCGGGATCGGCTCAGTCGTTGCCGAGGCGTTCGCTGGCGACGGCTGGCGGACAGTTCTCTGTGCCCGATCCAGAGAGGCACTCGAATCGACCGCGCAGACCGTCTCGGCAGCAGGTGGCACACCGGTCGTTCGTCCGCTCGACGTCCGTGACGAAGATGAGGTGTTCAACGCGCTCCTCGAGACGATTCCGGAGTCGTTGGACGTCCTGGTCCCCGCAGCCGCAGTGATGCCCCACGCACCGGGGGAGCGACCGCTTCAGGAGGAACACTACGAGGACGTCCGGGCCGTACTCGACACGAACGTGTACGGGCTGTTCGCGGTGATTCGGGAGGCTCTGCAGTTCATGAGACCCGACGGCCGCGTGCTCGTCCCGTCGGGGTCGGTCGCGCGCGATCCGAAACCGGGAATGGGGGCGTACGCTCCCTCCAAGGCGGCTGTCGAGGCGCTTGCGCGCGGGTTCGCTCTCGACATCGACCAGTCGGTCGGAATCGTCGACCCGGGCTTCGTTGCGACTAACCTCACCCATGGGAAGGGGCGCGATCCGGCTTCCGTCGCGGAGCTGTTCCGATGGGCAGCTCTAGAGTGTCCAGCCGGGGATCTCGACGGAAACATCGTCGGGCTCCGGGAGTGGAAGCAAGCGACGCGCTGA
- a CDS encoding sensor histidine kinase produces the protein MRGTRGLLSTIGGRRILLTVGAFYVVLATVRAGYQLQAGAPLLTTAIITTFVGGSGLTVFVGAYRLPTMDVHPSFYARTAGWTFVGIGAMLGLLALYHVQPGTGISEPNRSVPILTGFAAVAGFGVGANDALARTSTLELERQNRELQRMHARFEASNERLEQFAYAASHDLQEPLRMVSSYLKLIDSRYGDDLDDDGREFLEYAIDGADRMREMIEGLLEYSRIDTQGEPFEPVDLDSVLAAVRKNLELRIDESDATIEADSLPRVEGDERQLRQLFQNLIANAIEYSDDPPRIEIDAERDGDGWIVSVRDEGIGIDPDDQERIFEVFQRLHGRDEHPGTGIGLALCQRIVERHGGEIRVDSKSGEGTTVAFTIPAVTADGPTEPAPLSNPDSTD, from the coding sequence ATGCGCGGTACGCGCGGTCTGCTGTCGACGATCGGCGGGAGACGCATCCTCCTCACCGTCGGTGCGTTTTACGTCGTCCTCGCGACGGTCCGAGCGGGCTATCAGCTCCAGGCGGGTGCACCACTACTCACGACTGCCATTATCACGACCTTCGTCGGCGGTTCCGGACTCACCGTCTTCGTCGGCGCCTACCGGTTGCCGACGATGGACGTGCACCCGTCGTTCTACGCCCGGACCGCGGGGTGGACGTTCGTCGGCATCGGCGCCATGCTCGGACTTCTCGCCCTCTATCACGTCCAGCCAGGCACTGGCATCTCCGAGCCGAATCGATCGGTTCCCATCCTCACCGGGTTCGCCGCCGTCGCCGGCTTTGGCGTCGGGGCGAACGACGCGCTCGCGAGGACGTCCACCCTCGAACTCGAGCGGCAAAACCGCGAACTCCAGCGAATGCACGCGCGATTCGAGGCGTCGAACGAACGGCTCGAACAGTTCGCCTACGCCGCCAGCCACGACCTCCAGGAACCCCTTCGCATGGTCTCTAGCTACCTCAAACTCATCGATTCTCGCTACGGCGACGACCTGGACGATGACGGACGAGAGTTTCTCGAGTACGCCATCGACGGCGCCGACCGGATGCGCGAGATGATCGAGGGGCTCCTCGAGTACTCGCGCATCGACACGCAGGGCGAGCCGTTCGAACCCGTCGACCTGGACAGCGTCCTCGCGGCGGTCAGAAAGAATCTCGAACTCCGGATCGACGAGTCAGACGCCACCATCGAGGCCGACTCGCTCCCGCGCGTCGAGGGCGACGAGCGCCAGCTGCGCCAGCTCTTTCAGAACCTCATCGCCAACGCGATCGAGTACAGCGACGACCCGCCGCGGATCGAGATCGACGCCGAGCGCGACGGCGACGGGTGGATCGTCTCGGTGCGCGACGAGGGCATCGGGATCGACCCAGACGACCAGGAGCGCATCTTCGAGGTGTTCCAGCGCCTCCACGGTCGCGACGAACACCCTGGGACCGGCATCGGGCTCGCGCTCTGTCAACGGATCGTCGAACGTCACGGCGGTGAGATACGCGTCGACTCCAAATCCGGTGAGGGAACGACTGTCGCATTCACGATTCCCGCGGTGACGGCTGACGGACCGACGGAACCAGCCCCGCTCTCGAACCCGGATTCGACCGATTGA
- a CDS encoding zinc-ribbon domain-containing protein — protein sequence MLYVSANETHTSRMKVLWECSGCGKTVNGAVNGDRCPYCRVDR from the coding sequence ATTCTATACGTATCCGCGAACGAAACGCATACGTCGAGAATGAAGGTTCTCTGGGAGTGTTCTGGGTGCGGGAAAACGGTGAACGGGGCGGTAAATGGGGATCGGTGTCCGTACTGTCGCGTCGATCGGTGA
- a CDS encoding cadmium resistance transporter yields the protein MEALLVAAVGVFIATNLDLLVVVIAFCLDEDYATGEVVLGYYAGFVVGIGGAVLGAFVVTGVLQRWAFLLGAIPIGMGLWGLFRREPAPRGDELQVIPGPMGRVWVVTVTAIALNGENLAVYIPFFVGLTLEQLLAVVAIYIIGAGVLFLGALLVTHITRDLPHPAWIDRWLVPTVLLFVGGYVVVSGWIAV from the coding sequence GTGGAGGCACTCCTCGTCGCCGCAGTCGGCGTATTCATCGCGACAAACCTCGATCTACTGGTCGTCGTCATCGCCTTCTGTCTCGACGAGGATTACGCCACCGGTGAGGTGGTACTCGGCTACTATGCGGGGTTCGTCGTCGGGATCGGTGGGGCCGTCCTCGGTGCGTTTGTCGTGACCGGCGTCCTGCAGCGCTGGGCGTTCCTGCTCGGGGCCATCCCGATCGGAATGGGGCTGTGGGGCCTATTCCGGCGCGAACCCGCCCCGAGGGGCGACGAATTACAGGTGATCCCGGGGCCGATGGGGCGGGTCTGGGTCGTCACCGTCACCGCGATCGCGCTGAACGGTGAAAATTTGGCGGTCTATATCCCGTTTTTCGTCGGCCTCACGTTGGAACAACTCCTCGCGGTCGTAGCCATCTATATCATCGGCGCCGGCGTCCTGTTTCTCGGCGCCCTCCTGGTCACGCACATCACGCGTGACCTCCCGCATCCAGCGTGGATCGATCGGTGGCTCGTCCCGACGGTGTTGCTATTCGTCGGCGGTTACGTCGTCGTCTCCGGCTGGATCGCGGTGTGA
- a CDS encoding HNH endonuclease, with product MGVVRREGDWRLEKRRDGVYQITFRTEPQLNVYTPDASRLRNQPLFEAVPTYDVGSYSEVEGLFEEKAHGPPPLGMASPANGPTGRASTESDDLDLDDVPPIGISVAFLLVGGFTIYTFWGTTNTIALLFGLGFLALGLLPLGYAAYRFNADGWRAAAEFLVTVEANDDTAEDTTKTPPAPKKLKNAIIFDRADQHCEWCENPFDFLEVHHIVPRSEGGPNDPGNLVALCPNCHENADREAIPRSKIQAKVRRLPAVSVD from the coding sequence ATGGGTGTCGTTCGCAGAGAGGGAGACTGGCGACTCGAAAAACGGAGAGACGGAGTTTACCAGATCACGTTCCGTACGGAACCGCAACTCAACGTCTATACACCTGACGCGTCGCGATTGCGCAACCAACCGCTGTTCGAGGCCGTCCCGACCTATGACGTTGGCTCGTATTCGGAAGTGGAAGGGCTCTTCGAGGAGAAGGCGCACGGTCCGCCGCCGCTCGGGATGGCGTCACCGGCAAACGGCCCGACCGGCCGCGCGTCGACCGAGTCCGACGACCTCGATCTTGACGACGTCCCACCGATCGGAATCAGCGTCGCCTTCTTGCTCGTCGGCGGGTTCACTATCTACACGTTCTGGGGCACCACCAACACCATCGCGCTTCTCTTCGGCCTGGGATTTCTCGCGCTCGGACTCCTCCCGCTCGGCTACGCCGCCTATCGGTTCAACGCGGACGGCTGGCGAGCCGCCGCCGAATTCCTCGTCACCGTCGAGGCGAACGACGACACCGCCGAGGACACGACGAAAACCCCGCCAGCCCCGAAGAAACTCAAGAATGCCATCATCTTCGACCGCGCCGACCAGCACTGCGAGTGGTGTGAGAATCCCTTCGACTTCCTCGAGGTTCACCACATCGTACCGCGGAGCGAGGGCGGCCCGAACGACCCGGGAAACCTCGTCGCGCTCTGTCCCAACTGCCACGAGAACGCCGATCGCGAGGCCATCCCCCGCTCGAAGATACAGGCGAAGGTGAGGCGACTCCCGGCGGTGTCGGTCGACTGA
- a CDS encoding dihydrofolate reductase family protein, with the protein MGRITCYVATSVDGYLADLDGGVDWLEGFESDGEAYAAFFDSVDCLVMGATTYEQVLGFGE; encoded by the coding sequence ATGGGCCGAATCACCTGCTACGTGGCGACGAGTGTCGACGGCTACCTCGCGGACCTGGACGGCGGCGTCGACTGGCTGGAGGGGTTCGAATCCGACGGCGAGGCATACGCCGCGTTCTTCGATTCGGTCGACTGTCTCGTGATGGGCGCGACGACGTACGAACAGGTGCTCGGGTTCGGCGAGTGA
- a CDS encoding ribbon-helix-helix domain-containing protein has translation MSVDRKSIPVSIPEGLVDELDQLVAEGKFGSRSEALRYGARLVARESQMKRLHEETAHRAAQDVEDRLERKRVR, from the coding sequence ATGAGTGTGGATAGAAAATCGATCCCGGTTTCGATCCCCGAAGGGCTGGTCGACGAACTCGATCAACTCGTTGCGGAGGGGAAGTTCGGTTCGCGGTCGGAAGCACTCCGATACGGGGCCCGGCTGGTGGCTCGTGAATCCCAGATGAAACGCCTCCACGAGGAGACGGCTCACCGGGCGGCCCAGGACGTCGAGGATCGACTGGAGCGAAAACGTGTACGTTGA
- a CDS encoding UPF0175 family protein — protein MATIEIDEEVYEAMQLPEGDRSRTVKQELAVSLYARDILSFGKARALAELSKREFHELLGEREIPRHYTDTEFADDLEYAG, from the coding sequence ATGGCGACGATCGAGATCGACGAGGAAGTGTACGAGGCCATGCAGCTTCCCGAGGGAGATCGGTCCCGGACGGTAAAGCAAGAGTTGGCCGTCTCGCTCTACGCGCGAGACATCCTCTCGTTCGGTAAAGCGCGTGCGTTAGCGGAGCTGTCGAAGCGGGAGTTCCACGAGCTTCTCGGCGAGCGCGAAATTCCGCGCCACTACACCGATACCGAGTTCGCCGATGACCTCGAGTATGCAGGGTAA